Proteins from a single region of Acinonyx jubatus isolate Ajub_Pintada_27869175 chromosome D3, VMU_Ajub_asm_v1.0, whole genome shotgun sequence:
- the MRPL40 gene encoding 39S ribosomal protein L40, mitochondrial — protein MAVAALRASARALRSGSWLLGTWQTQIRDTHQRASLFSFWELIPMRAEPLRKKKKVDPKKDQAAKDRLKKRIRRLEKASQELIPIEDFITPVKLLDKARQRPHMELPFEESERRALLLKKWSLYKHREHEMERDAIKSMLEAQQEALQELQLLSPELHAEATKRDPNLFPFEKEGPDYTPPVSNYQPPEGRYHDITKVYTQVEFKR, from the exons ATGGCTGTCGCAGCGCTGAGAGCTTCCGCCCGCGCTCTGCGCTCGGGGAGCTG GCTTCTGGGAACTTGGCAGACACAGATTAGAGACACCCACCAGcgagcttcattattttccttctggGAACTCATTCCCATGAG AGCGGAAcctctgagaaagaagaaaaaggtagaTCCTAAAAAAGACCAAGCAGCAAAGGACCGTTTGAAAAAGAGAATCAGACGACTGGAGAAAGCTAGCCAGGAGCTAATCCCCATTGAAGATTTTATAACACCTGTGAAGCTCTTGGATAAAGCAAG ACAGCGGCCTCACATGGAGCTTCCTTTTGAGGAGAGTGAGCGGAGAGCTCTGCTTCTGAAGAAGTGGTCCCTGTATAAGCATCGAGAGcatgagatggagagagatgccATCAAGTCCATGCTTGAGGCCCAACAGGAAGCTCTGCAGGAGCTGCAACTCCTGTCCCCAGAGCTACATGCGGAGGCCACCAAGCGGGACCCCAATTTGTTCCCCTTTGAAAAAGAAGGGCCAGATTACACGCCACCAGTCTCCAACTACCAGCCCCCTGAAGGCAGGTACCATGACATCACCAAGGTGTATACACAGGTGGAGTTTAAGAGGTAG